DNA from Solenopsis invicta isolate M01_SB chromosome 4, UNIL_Sinv_3.0, whole genome shotgun sequence:
ATAGTTCCCCACCATCGCCGCTGCTGCATTCACGCTTATTAGGCCTAAAGTCAAATTTCCAATGTCGCAATTGCATTCTATTTCGAAATAGATCCcgttgaagaaaaaaagaaaagaaaagaaaagaatctcAAAAGTTATGCGAACAACGCGATTTTTACGTATCACATTTTGGAGTGTCATTTCGCGTTACCTTCAGAAggatcaaattttatttcctcATTCCACAATCTCGCCTCGGAGATCGCGCGAACTGTCAATCGGTGTCCCGCAGCCTCATTGACAGATTCTCTGGATAGTCGCGCGCTTACGTTCTGCAAATAAATTATCCATAAGCCAAAAAGTGATGACAGAACATTATACAGAATGGactaaataaatgaaaaaataagctgcttttaatatatttacataagaCATAcgcatgtataaaatataataaattgtacttttaaattaataaaaatatctctaaCAAATATTTggaatttcaagatatttatgtgttaaatttatgctgaaattataaacaaatttaattgaataaaactcGCATTCTCTTGCCTCTCACAATTTgacaataatttgaaaatatttttaatatcactcAGATTACGGAcgataaatttatagaatttaaatcCCATGTTTATAAAATAGAGGGAATAAAATAGATGAGTTTGTACCCTATATTGCATATTGGAAGAATATTGCCTCCTTCGTTCGCCGTCGTTTGCATTGTTTTTACCCGAGCAACTGCCGTAATCGTCCTTAAAACCAATTCCGGAATCACTGTTGCTCGAATGAGCGGTCGATGTGCTAATGTTGCTCGGTTGAGGAGAAGCAGCGTCCAGGCGTAAGCGCGCTTCGTTATAAGGATTCGTATCCCCATTTGTGCAATCGGATATATACAATGTCTGTATGGCACCGATAAGGCTTGTACAACTGTCAGGGAACTCCTGGCAGACGTTTAGCTGCGATGATTTCGTGCACATAAATCCAAACACGTTACATGCACTAGAATGCACCTCATGGTCGATTAACTTGTAATAAATAGTGAAAACGTGACACGAGTTTGAGACAATGTCGTCGGTGTTCCTCATAGACTTGGTTAATATTCCAAAATACTGTTTATCTTGCTCAGAAAAggaattgcaaaatattattctatacGAAGGGTACTCGGCGATAATGCGATTCTCCGAATTGGTAAGTTTAATATTGGCAACGTGGATGGTGAGAAGAACGGTAGTTGGATTTCGCTTCTCAGCCTTCAGTCTTTTAATGCATTTTCTCAAAACctgcaacaaaaattaataaaaatttacattgtattttatcattatttttatattgtatattttacaatacaaaataagcGCCTGAGTGATTCCACGTGCTTGCTGCATCAATTTGACAATTAAactattcaattatatttacagCTGATACAAGCATTAATTGACAAATCACAAATTCATTTTAGATATATTGGAAATTTACCTGCATCATAGAGGACGGATGCAACTGATTCGGTATGTCGATAGTACCAAGATAACCGACGACCGTTCTGTGCACGATTTTTTCGGAGTCGCGCTTATGAGACACCGGTGGTGGTGGAGGAGGCAGCGGGCTCGTCATGTTCCAGCGATAATGCAAGCCAGAATAATTGTACTGATCTTTAGTTTGTTCGGGCACCGCTAGGCCGGCCGGGACTGTGTGGAACATCGCGCCGCTCTGGAGATCTCTGACAACCTTCGCTGCCCTGCATTGCAACTGCAAAGCACCCGCGTTAACGGCCCGCGGCTTGTGCGCGTACTTGGGCTTGGATCTTACGGTGGCCAGGCCCTCCTCATCCGAGGAGTCGGAGTAATAGTTTTCGGCGATCTGCAGCCGCAGGATGCCCTTGGAACTCCCGATCAGCTGCACCACGTCGTCGTGTGGCACCTTGCTGACGTTGTGGCCGTTGACGGCGACCAGGTAGTCGCCGGCGCGCAAGCCGGCGCTCTCCGCCGGGCTGCCTTGAACGATGCAGCTGAGAATGCACGGCTGCTGCCCGGATATCGTGAAGCCGAAGCCCTTCGTGCCGCGAACCACCTCGACCGCCCTCACCCCGTAGTTCACCCGCTTCTTCTTTCGCCTGTTCTGATGCATGTCTGTCCACCTGCCTGCCTGCCGTGCGTGTCTCTCGCAACGTCACGAGGGGTCTCCGAGGAGGCGCGTGCGTTCACCACCGTTGCCGAGAAGCACGTTGCGATGGCTTACCGACTCCATAATTCGCGGACCTCACGTCTCCACGACGGTCATCCTCCTTTGCGACGTACCTCCGCGATTTCGCTTGGTTATGACCTTGATTGTAGGCTCTCCTGAACGTCTGGAACCAATGCTCCCTCCATCAGCGAGAAATCTCCCAGGAGAAGCTGCTCCGTGACGACACGACGACCTGTTGCTTGTAGGATAGGTAGGACTAACTTGGCGTTCGGGATTCCGTTGATATGCCCGCTCCTACTCGCGGAAATCATTCGCGGATCATTCGTCGATTGATCCCACGTTTCACAACGGAGGTGTCGTTCAAATCGGGAACCACATGCCACAGACGTTCGCCAGTTCGCGTCGTTCCTCGCGCTAACAGCAAACTCTACGAACGGATGTTTTGGAATGCGTCCATCGAGGAGGCTAGAGAAGGTGATCGACCTTGTGGCGAATATGTCTAGCCCCAGGTGACTCGCCAAGTGCTCGTAAGGCGCGCCGACGTCGTCGcggcgcgtgattggctgtcaaCGAAGAAAGTCTGGACATTCCGCGTTTTCCTTACCAGCAACCAATCGTTAACCTCGACATTTTCAGGTCTGTTCGTTTAACTTTTAACCTTTGTAACAAAATGATAaccaatttaatttctttataacgaaataaaaatattaactttatcgatttattaattttattatgaaaaatgcaGAAttcttataaatctttttttttgtagaatattttatgacctcaaaactttatttaaaagaaaatgtactaATAcgttttaatgcattttatttccacgagattttatcattaattatatttattattaatccaTGACATTAATAAGGGTTGGgcaagtataaatataattttttaattcaattaagttaatggcttataaaacgAATTATggtttaattgttaaaaaagattaaattaaaagttaattttaaaacatattatttatattaaattaaaaattgtaagtttttgaaattaaattatgatcatcaaacttaatattttatttgtaaattaaaagtttatatgaaatagcaaagaaattattgtcATGTGTTTTCAcatgggaatgtattttttcttttatgttttcttttacctggataaatttttcacttagaaaaaaagttaataaataaaagtttgcgtttcaaaaatagctaaattaaagttaaaaatgaaatcatttaaaattaactaagttgaaagttattaattttttaactatttaaattaCTGCCCAACTCTGacataataaatgatatatatttgatctcattaaaaaaaaaaattataattaaaagtaaaataatgaaactttTTCTAATTACGTCTCATTAGTGTGGTATATCCTTTTTAACATCCTGTCCAAATTTATTTTGAGATGATCTgagatatatacaaatttattcttGAGACTAGAAAATGGTTTCTATTTCCTCTCCTGAAACTTTGCCAGAAGCCTCCGATCGCAAATCATTCAAAGAATTCTTGCTGAAAGCATAAATTCATTATTCTTTTTCCGTACAAAGATAATTTTCGGATCTCAGTTAACAGATCTGTATTTTTTTCCTTAACCTCGCTCATAatatacaaatctaaacaaaatttaaaattcgcaGAGAAAACTCACAATCAACTCAAACTGTCGAgaagagttttattttttaaaataaggcGCCGTCTTCCATCCGATATTCCATTATTTACTGCGATCGGCACAtgttaacttttattttcttttttataaatttacgtcATTTACGTCGTGTTGAATGAGTAACACGGAAAGTTAGCGTACGCGCGTGCACGCCGTGCAGCACTTCGTTCACCGGCTCGGAATTCGGAATTCTCGAAGTCACCGGCTAATATCATCGGCGGCCGATAACGCCCTGTTATATAAATCGTTATCATCGGCGAGGACGACGTAAGAAGTAAGTACGGTTCCAGTGAGTTTCACCGGTTCGTCCCCCATCCGTTCTCGTCTATTAGTCTAATTGTGCATCGCGAGCGCGCATTACCGGTCATGTCTGTGTGCCTGCACGCTTCGAGTAATGTCAGCTTCCCGTGATTAAACTCGCAATTAACcgacattattataataataacaagcgCACGCGTTGCAACCGGTTCACGCGATCGGGAATGGGCATCGGGGCCGCGCGAGCGGCGCGAGAGCGGCTAACTCCCGTCACTCACTTGTTCGCGTACGGTCGACGAAATGGTGCCGCGTCACGGAATCTGCGTCGCGATCTTCTGTTTGGGTATTCGTTTGAGCGCCCCGATTCCGCTTGATTCCCGCTCGCTTTCCGGCAAACGCGCAGTTTGGTTACGCAATGGACCGCATTGCAATGATTTGCGAAAGTTTACGTGCAACGTCGCGTGTCATTAGGTCCATTGTGCTACCAAGTGTCTCCGAGTCCCTATCCTATCGCCAGTTCTCTCCCATTTTTTCGGCTCATTGACAACGGAACTAACGGATCGCTTCGTTCACAGGAGTCGCATCATTTGCATCAGTTGTGGGAACACGTCTACTGTCATCCATGGCTCAGGCTCTGCAGACCCATGGTGTTATTCCAGACGTAGTGGACAAGGTGCCCGCTAGCGTTCTAAACGTTACCTATCCCAATAATCTTGCTGTTGAGATTGGCAAAGTGCTCACACCGACTCAGGTCAAGAATCAGCCCACTGTACAATGGAATGCAGAAACCAATTCATTTTACACCTTATGCATGACTGGTTCGTAGTTTGTCGTACATGTTTCAATGAAAACTtcagagcgagagaaagagtgagtgagtgcaatttgtaaattttttttaagatttttttttatcactacAGATATACTTAATGTTGttctagatttatattttaagtatctttataatatgtttaaaaatctgCAAAACTTTCGAGATTTTtgacttctttttttattatagattacaataattatagataacaaatggtatttattttaaaggaaTTATGAAGGAAAGAAATCATTCTGGCAGAAATAACACGTTTGGTATCAAATAtgctctttaaaattaaattatttaaaacagatttgttccattctctctctctctctctctcgcttcgaGTTCTTTAATAGTAAATTTGTTAAGTTATTTCATTTTGCATTCTATACTCTGTTTTCATCTTTAAACAGATCCCGATGCCCCAAGTAGAGAGAATCCCAAGTTCCGTGAATGGCATCATTGGCTAGTAGGCAATATTCCTGGATCGGATGTGTCTAAAGGAGAGGTTCTGTCTCAATACATTGGTTCTGGACCTCCACAGGGTACAGGTCTCCATCGATACGTATTCCTGTTGTACAAACAGCCTGGCAAACTAACTTTTGATGAGAAGCGCTTGACTAACCGAAGTGGTGACAACCGTGGCAAATTCTCCACCAAGAACTTTGCTGCTAAATACAATCTCGGCGATCCGATCGCCGGTAATATGTATCAGGCAGAGTTTGATGATTATGTACCAATTCTCTATAAGCAACTTGAGGGTTAAGTTTGTACAATGCAtacaataacatatatatatatatgtgtaatttcCACACATGTTTTTACATCATGTATATCCAAcagtttgaataaataaaatcaaatattcttTAATGTGTTGTATATGTGCTTGTTGTGTAGTTAGGAAAATAAACAGCTAAGTCTTAAGTTAACAAAgcataatttagttttaaatttaaattcacttTGAGCGAGTGAAAATTTACCTATCAACattaatgatataaaagttatttttaatctttaaaaaagaaacatttaaaatgttttccCTATTTGTGACTACATGTATGTACTTATTCATTACGCATATTGCATGAATTAATTTATGATGTAACAAATTTTCTCAGGAAAAATCCTATGCATTCTGTATGTTGTATATTTACGATATTGGAAAGGCCGGTAGGATTGGCCTTCTAACACGCAAGTTGGTGGGGATATATCTATAATGAAACGTTCCATCCTTTACCAGTCTCGTTAATATTGCTGTTGCAGCTTGTTGGAAAGGTGTCGCTAAAAATGAAGTATTTGATACCAGgtttgttttatacaaaaataatttttattataattttatacgaaaaattaCGGTATATTTATGAGTCATTTTGACATTTCAGTAAATATACAATTAGCAAtagatactttttatataatttttgttcacgcgatgattataaatatatatcttcagGAATTCTTCTTTGTGTCATCAGTTTTTCGTTAGGCGATGTAGAATCAGAATTTAAGAAGGCGAAAATCGAGCCCGACATTATAGAAAAAGCACCAATCGAAAAGATTGAGGTATGTATTTGCAAGCATCGGGTAATAGGAATTTAACTGGATGCTCAATTTATAgtcgatttttaattatttacttaattaaattattttataatttatttaattttaatattttattatttattaagttattataaatggacctgatatcaaaattaattggcTAAAACTAAGAACGTTAACTTGTAATATCTTATACGATAAAAGTTTAATCACGATTTTAagatgaatttataatttacttataaatgaTTTTGTATCACGTAGGTAAAATATGGCAAGAAGACAGTCGATTTGGGAACTGAACTGACACCGACTGAAACTCACGAGATACCAGAAATACACTATAAACACGAAGGCGGAGTTCTATACACGCTAGTTTTGACGGGTGAGACTTGaacttttcatttaattaatcataaaaataattcagataCACTCGCAAGAATAGACTTCGtggcaaaatatcaaaaataactcTAGCAAGATTGCTTTGTTTTCTTGCTGCGAAGTTTCGCAAACAGCGAGACAGACAAACACATAAAGACACGCTATCCTCGAACTTTCACCGTCTCACAAACCAGTTTTCTCTACCGCCACTTACACCTGGCGACGCGCGGATTCTCTGGCATGTTAATTGTCGAGCTAGAACTTATATAAACTATACAAACGTTCGAGAATCGTTAAAATATGCAAAAGTTTAGAATCGTGTTAGAACTATATTTCTGACTTGTAATCAAATTACCGACTTCAATCATTTCATAATTTAGtaggtatttcttttttttttctttttttccataaaattcatacatattttacaatcGATGTATCCTATTACAGATCCTGATGCACCGAGAAGAGGAGGATACAATCGGGAGTTTCGTCACTGGCTAGTGGGAAATATACCGGAAGAGAACGTAGCTAAGGGCGAAGTTCTGGCGGAGTACGTCGGTCCTGCACCGCCGAAAAACACCGGAAAACATCGCTATGTGTTTCtcatttataaacaaaatcaGGGCGCAATTACCTTCGATGAAAGAAGATTGAGCACTTGGTGAGCAAGCATATGATTAATGGCGCAGCGTGCATCTAGACgtttaataacacattttatCTGATTATAGGGATGGAAGTCAGCGGAAAAGATTTTCCATAAAGAAGTTTGCGGACAAATATAATTTGGAGGGTCCGATCGCTGGTAATTTTATGGTAGCAGAGTACGACGATAATGTACCTGCTTATCATAAGCACTTGAATCTTTAATTAACCGGTGTATACGCATGAAATCCTTTtagatctatatatatatatatatattctaatagaattatattatacGAAGAATATTGCGAATCTGTGCCATTATTCAATATacaagaaaattgtaaataaaattataacgggctaattattgtatttatatctaatttttacCTCTCTTGACAAGTACGGtcgtattttttatgttatatttctGCAAAAATACTTATCTGTAgaacaaatgaaataattacttACCAGGAGATAAAAACCATTTTCAACAGATCCTATTTATTTTCGTTGCTgttgttttattgttataaatataaaaggtaCATGAGACATTCATTACGTTCGTATCCCCGAGGTCGTTACATGACATTACTGCGCCCTTTGAAGGCATATATCACTAGTAGTACGTGTGAATTCTTAATTTTACGAGCTTATTCTCTACGATCGATTATAAATACCTGCGGCTCTTTAGTGTTATGTCATATACATTGACTAGAATATGATGAGCGCAATTCGTAATTAAAATTACGAATCTGATAAACACCCCTGTAGagcgtaatattttaaaaagagcaGAAGCTAAGTCGGGAAGCAGAAAGTTAATTCCATCATGAAATTACAGAAGTACAGGGTGCAGCCTTTTTTCCTCTATATATCACCTTTACGGCGACACGGAAATTAAATACGTACATGTTGCCATCTCCGCTGTCTTGTAGGCCTTTAGAATATCATCGATATATAATGCATGTTTCAATCTAATCGAACACTTGTCTCTTATATTTCCCTGCATAGTTTTCGAAAATACTCATTCTTCGAACGAGTGCGTGTCACGTTGCTTCAAAACAACTAAATTTAAGAAACGCGACGTCTTATTACTAAAGTTTTTATAGCACTATTTGTGGACAGcgtaatgaagaataaataaatcttcTCGTCAATATTGTAATGAATGCTCTTCGAATATCTTCTTTTTGGCGAAACATATTATTCACTAATTCACTTGCAGCTGCATAGCTTTCAGGTGTCTTCAATGTTTTACGTCAGTATAACAAGCTCACAACTTACCAGACCGTCGAACTAAATATACCACAGAAAACTGCATTTTCTTTCAGAATAGCACCAATTTGAGCTCACTCTGTCGAGTCAACCGACATCTTATCTTGTCCGTTGGATGTGCAATATTACATCTTGTTTTGAAAAAACGTCTATTCCTACTTGCGCAAGAAATATCCCATTCGTGGCAGTGAGAGCGGTCTTGCAGTTGCCTTCGATCATGTCTGGCAGCGATAATACGTTCAGCGCAATTTAAAACCAATTCGTTAGAACGATGGAGATTCATCCAGTCCTTGTATCATCTTACTGGGTATCCTTAAACAtgccattaaaataatatcttggAATATacgcttaaaaattttttaccgcaATAGAATTGCCGCGATAGGTACCTGACTATTATTCAGTAGTCGACGGTTCGCGCGTATCACGCTGTATGTATTAGAACCAATTATTATCAACTCCAAAGTTCTCAAGGCAAGACCAGATCTGGATATATGGTCATGTTCCAGCAAAGCTGATGATCTCGAACGTCTCCCCATCCGCCGTTGCCTTTGCGAAGTTTCGTTTTCTTCGCCGTTCCAGCGATCGTTAACGTTAATTGCGAAGGGAAAAGATGATTGCGCGCCGCATTCAAGACGTTTTGGACCTTCGCTATCACTGCCGTCGATTCACAATTATTCTTCTTATGATGCACCccactaaaaaataaaacaaccaATTAAAAGCGTATCTACAGCATGTATCTATAGTATATATTGCTGTTATCTAGAAAAGATTGtctagaaaataaagaaatgactttattttatctttatctaaattattaggattctgtttattaaagttcTTTGTTAATCATTATATGATATGAATTGTGTATTCCTTCGACATTTTTcgactttaatatttatatttgcatattatCCAAGTcaataaagaaactttttttttgttggattgaattatttgaagaactcttgttttcaagaaataaaaatttataaataaaaatatattgttttcatatcctaaattgttttgctcaacAGAGGcgttatcttaaaataaatgctGATAAGAATATGTATTATCAACTGGAAAATATATGTtactgataaatataataataaaatcaggCTATTTACtatctttcaataaataataatttcactaATTAAAATGTAGAGACTAGATAaaacgatatataattttatcttctgcctagatcaattaaaaataaatcatctttattttagctgtgataaatttaatgaatcgTATCTTTCTCTAGATAATTGTAAGTTATCTAACCGCAATACTGAACGTGTCGTTTGATAAAAGCTTAATTTTCATTAACGTTCGAAGGAAATAGACAAAGGGCTGATACTCACCATTCTCCGATATGGAAGACTCTCGGAGCTCTCATCGTCATCGTGATCAATCCGGATTCAGCGCGAGGCACTATCCCGGCGCCACGACTGGACGGCACGCACGTTTGCGCGATATACTGAAGACTCCAGTCCCAGTTGTAATCGTCGTACGAACAAAATTGCGCCGCGCATTTTCGTAATTTGTTCCATGTGACACGATTGAACGCCATGCCCATGTTG
Protein-coding regions in this window:
- the LOC105196386 gene encoding protein D2 isoform X3; protein product: MAQALQTHGVIPDVVDKVPASVLNVTYPNNLAVEIGKVLTPTQVKNQPTVQWNAETNSFYTLCMTDPDAPSRENPKFREWHHWLVGNIPGSDVSKGEVLSQYIGSGPPQGTGLHRYVFLLYKQPGKLTFDEKRLTNRSGDNRGKFSTKNFAAKYNLGDPIAGNMYQAEFDDYVPILYKQLEG
- the LOC105196386 gene encoding protein D2 isoform X2, whose translation is MSVCLHASRVASFASVVGTRLLSSMAQALQTHGVIPDVVDKVPASVLNVTYPNNLAVEIGKVLTPTQVKNQPTVQWNAETNSFYTLCMTDPDAPSRENPKFREWHHWLVGNIPGSDVSKGEVLSQYIGSGPPQGTGLHRYVFLLYKQPGKLTFDEKRLTNRSGDNRGKFSTKNFAAKYNLGDPIAGNMYQAEFDDYVPILYKQLEG
- the LOC105196387 gene encoding protein D2, with translation MKYLIPGILLCVISFSLGDVESEFKKAKIEPDIIEKAPIEKIEVKYGKKTVDLGTELTPTETHEIPEIHYKHEGGVLYTLVLTDPDAPRRGGYNREFRHWLVGNIPEENVAKGEVLAEYVGPAPPKNTGKHRYVFLIYKQNQGAITFDERRLSTWDGSQRKRFSIKKFADKYNLEGPIAGNFMVAEYDDNVPAYHKHLNL
- the LOC105196386 gene encoding protein D2 isoform X1, giving the protein MVPRHGICVAIFCLGVASFASVVGTRLLSSMAQALQTHGVIPDVVDKVPASVLNVTYPNNLAVEIGKVLTPTQVKNQPTVQWNAETNSFYTLCMTDPDAPSRENPKFREWHHWLVGNIPGSDVSKGEVLSQYIGSGPPQGTGLHRYVFLLYKQPGKLTFDEKRLTNRSGDNRGKFSTKNFAAKYNLGDPIAGNMYQAEFDDYVPILYKQLEG